In a single window of the Bradyrhizobium sp. ORS 285 genome:
- a CDS encoding ABC transporter substrate-binding protein, translated as MIHARAALCSALSLMLATSVAHAETKTLYVGMNGGNFERTYTQAVFPDFEKANDVKIVVVPGTSSEILAKAIAAKDKPQMHVMFLDDGVMIRAAGLGLCEKLKPSEALNQLEPFARLKDDIAAGIDIGMTGLAYNKKLFDEKGWAAPTSWLDLADLKYKDKVVFQSASVSTFGLHAFLMFNRIKGGSEANVEPGFKAFPDTIGKNVLEYIPNSAKISEMVQTGEAAIFPLTPTAVSTLKEKGIAVEYAQPKEGSVVLMVAQCVIANNSDAELAQKLAAYLLSPEAQSKALAAGNIVPSNTMAKATTPAAEQKLATFHTYMKTAITLDWDVINAKRPEWNTRWNRMIEK; from the coding sequence TGAACGGCGGCAATTTCGAGCGCACCTACACCCAGGCGGTATTTCCCGACTTCGAGAAGGCCAACGACGTCAAGATCGTCGTCGTGCCCGGCACGTCCTCGGAGATCCTCGCTAAGGCGATCGCGGCCAAAGACAAGCCGCAGATGCATGTGATGTTTCTCGACGACGGCGTGATGATCCGCGCCGCCGGTCTCGGCCTGTGCGAGAAGCTCAAGCCGAGCGAGGCGCTGAATCAGCTCGAGCCGTTCGCGCGGCTGAAGGACGACATCGCCGCGGGCATCGACATCGGCATGACAGGCTTGGCCTACAACAAGAAGCTGTTCGACGAGAAGGGCTGGGCGGCCCCGACCTCGTGGCTCGATCTCGCTGATCTCAAATACAAGGACAAGGTCGTGTTCCAGTCGGCCTCGGTCTCGACCTTCGGCCTGCACGCTTTCCTGATGTTCAACCGCATCAAGGGGGGCAGCGAAGCCAATGTCGAGCCGGGCTTCAAGGCGTTTCCGGACACGATCGGGAAGAACGTTCTGGAGTACATCCCGAACTCGGCCAAGATCTCCGAGATGGTGCAGACCGGGGAAGCCGCGATCTTCCCGCTGACGCCGACGGCGGTGTCGACCTTGAAGGAGAAGGGCATTGCGGTGGAGTACGCACAGCCGAAGGAAGGCTCGGTCGTGCTGATGGTTGCGCAATGCGTGATCGCCAACAATTCGGACGCCGAGCTTGCGCAGAAGCTCGCGGCGTATCTGCTGTCACCGGAGGCGCAATCCAAGGCGCTGGCGGCCGGCAACATCGTGCCGTCCAACACCATGGCGAAAGCGACGACCCCGGCCGCCGAGCAGAAGCTCGCGACCTTCCACACCTACATGAAGACCGCGATCACGCTGGACTGGGACGTCATCAACGCCAAGCGCCCCGAGTGGAATACGCGTTGGAACAGGATGATCGAGAAGTAA